A genomic region of Methylobacterium durans contains the following coding sequences:
- a CDS encoding copper chaperone PCu(A)C — translation MTIAPTWHLRTLAALGFLSLLAAPMPAAARDGAADALKIGQPWSRATPNGARVAGGYLSITNTGREPDRLTGGTFAEAARVEVHSQSVEGGIARMAPVDAGLPIGPGETVTLEPGGHHLMFTGLKSPLRQGQTVAGTLTFERAGSVPVAFTVESMAARALGGRAADPGQGGHDHGHGH, via the coding sequence ATGACGATCGCGCCCACGTGGCACCTCCGCACGCTCGCCGCCCTCGGCTTCCTGTCCCTGCTCGCCGCCCCGATGCCGGCTGCGGCCCGCGATGGAGCGGCCGATGCGCTGAAGATCGGCCAGCCCTGGTCGCGGGCCACCCCCAACGGCGCGCGGGTCGCCGGCGGCTATCTCAGCATCACCAACACGGGCCGCGAGCCGGACCGGCTGACCGGCGGGACCTTCGCGGAGGCCGCGCGCGTCGAGGTGCACAGCCAGTCCGTGGAGGGCGGCATCGCGAGGATGGCCCCCGTCGATGCGGGCCTGCCCATCGGGCCGGGCGAGACGGTCACGCTGGAGCCGGGCGGCCATCACCTGATGTTCACGGGCCTGAAATCGCCGCTGCGGCAGGGGCAGACGGTCGCGGGCACGTTGACGTTCGAGCGGGCCGGCAGCGTGCCGGTCGCATTCACGGTCGAGAGCATGGCGGCCCGGGCGCTCGGCGGGCGGGCGGCGGACCCTGGTCAGGGCGGCCATGACCACGGTCACGGACATTAG
- a CDS encoding TonB-dependent receptor family protein produces the protein MPSRRHRILRSRALALLAAGPLAIPLGPAAAQAQSAARSGEAVTLEELSVSGDGEGVGQGVGPGIGQGAGRASGGPPRAAAPTPLDKPVGEVVTSIGREGVIDNRAATTVADILRNSPGVTVRQGNGPRDIVVSIRGNNARATGVSRNMVVLEDGFPVTQADGSSRFDLTDPRAYNRIDVFRGPQSPFFGNFATGGALNFVTRRGAEIDGVEVGVDAGSFGYLNNYTAIGGLSGPFEYSLFASDTRGNGFISHNSFDTQTINFLGTYTPTPDNRFTLKIINNTLFTLLPGRTSLNQFAINPFQRGCLTAASAAAGCTTFNLLANGRFGATVPVTADQGAFLRDDRRTIVGARWEHDIDAFTTWRTQLVFDDRNINQPFYTTAARGDFPGFNFLSDVTRRGDLFGLPATGYVALAYNTLDSFSRTYNRVLGAGPALGALIADQDTTQANFGGRARAEVQLSDRWIAVAGISAENTTIDGSNTSYSYAAARTTTTIANVNRSFLNVAPELALLYRPSEAWQLRGRVATGYSTPSAGNLFVTPAGVPGNNTQLRTQENLGFDVGFDWTPVETLRLSVTGFYEFFRNELITQSPGAGLLSFTFNAPASEHRGVEVGASWAFAPGWSATAAYTYDDQVYTRYVEQLSAGTRSTRFDRAGNKIPGVPANQLLARVGYEQRTGPLAGLGGYVETVFQDDFFLDNANLLRAPGYSLVNLNLHYATDLVGYAKRLNLFFEVRNIFDRTYVASAQNLANSISAATGLQNGAAVLANTNGSVFAGAPRNFVGGMKLSF, from the coding sequence ATGCCCTCCCGTCGTCACCGGATCCTCCGCAGCCGCGCGCTGGCCCTCCTCGCCGCCGGCCCGCTCGCCATCCCACTCGGTCCAGCAGCGGCCCAGGCGCAGTCGGCGGCCCGGTCCGGCGAGGCCGTCACCCTGGAGGAGCTGTCCGTGTCCGGGGACGGAGAGGGCGTCGGCCAGGGCGTCGGCCCAGGCATTGGCCAAGGTGCGGGCCGGGCGTCCGGCGGCCCGCCGCGCGCCGCCGCCCCGACGCCCCTCGACAAGCCCGTCGGCGAGGTCGTCACCAGCATCGGGCGCGAGGGCGTCATCGACAACCGGGCCGCGACGACGGTGGCGGACATCCTGCGCAACAGTCCCGGCGTGACTGTCCGCCAGGGCAACGGCCCGCGCGACATCGTCGTCTCGATCCGCGGCAACAACGCCCGCGCCACCGGCGTCTCGCGCAACATGGTCGTGCTGGAGGACGGCTTCCCCGTCACGCAGGCGGACGGCTCCTCGCGCTTCGACCTGACCGACCCGCGGGCCTACAACCGCATCGACGTGTTCCGCGGCCCGCAATCGCCGTTCTTCGGCAATTTCGCGACCGGCGGCGCGCTGAACTTCGTCACGCGGCGCGGCGCGGAGATCGACGGCGTCGAGGTCGGCGTCGATGCCGGCAGCTTCGGCTACCTCAACAATTACACGGCGATCGGCGGCCTCAGCGGACCGTTCGAGTACAGCCTGTTCGCCAGCGACACCCGCGGCAACGGCTTCATCAGCCACAATTCCTTCGACACGCAGACGATCAACTTCCTGGGCACCTACACGCCGACCCCCGACAACCGCTTCACCCTGAAGATCATCAACAACACGCTCTTCACGCTGCTGCCGGGCCGGACCTCGCTCAACCAGTTCGCGATCAACCCCTTCCAGCGCGGCTGCCTCACGGCGGCGAGCGCGGCGGCCGGCTGCACCACCTTCAACCTGCTGGCCAATGGCCGCTTCGGCGCCACCGTCCCGGTGACGGCGGACCAGGGCGCGTTCCTGCGCGACGACCGCCGCACCATCGTCGGCGCGCGCTGGGAGCACGACATCGACGCCTTCACGACCTGGCGCACGCAGCTCGTGTTCGACGACCGCAACATCAACCAGCCCTTCTACACCACGGCGGCCCGCGGCGATTTCCCGGGCTTCAACTTCCTGTCCGACGTGACCCGGCGCGGCGACCTGTTCGGGCTGCCGGCCACCGGCTACGTGGCGCTCGCCTACAACACGCTGGACAGTTTCAGCCGGACCTACAACCGTGTGCTCGGGGCAGGCCCCGCCCTCGGCGCGCTGATCGCCGACCAGGACACGACGCAGGCCAATTTCGGCGGCCGCGCCCGGGCGGAGGTGCAGCTGAGCGACCGCTGGATCGCGGTGGCCGGGATCAGCGCCGAGAACACCACGATCGACGGCAGCAACACGAGCTACAGCTACGCGGCGGCGCGCACCACGACGACGATCGCCAACGTCAACCGCAGCTTCCTCAACGTCGCGCCGGAGCTCGCCCTCCTCTACCGGCCGAGCGAGGCGTGGCAGCTCCGGGGCCGCGTCGCGACGGGCTACAGCACGCCGTCGGCCGGAAACCTGTTCGTCACGCCGGCGGGCGTGCCCGGCAACAACACCCAGCTCCGGACGCAGGAGAATCTCGGCTTCGACGTCGGGTTCGACTGGACGCCCGTCGAGACGCTCCGCCTCAGCGTGACCGGCTTCTACGAGTTCTTCCGCAACGAGCTGATCACGCAATCGCCCGGCGCGGGCCTCCTGAGCTTCACCTTCAATGCGCCGGCCTCGGAGCACCGGGGCGTCGAGGTGGGGGCGTCCTGGGCCTTCGCGCCGGGCTGGAGCGCGACGGCGGCCTACACCTACGACGATCAGGTCTACACGCGTTACGTCGAGCAATTGAGCGCCGGCACCCGCAGCACCCGGTTCGACCGGGCTGGCAACAAGATCCCCGGCGTCCCGGCGAACCAGCTTCTCGCCCGGGTCGGCTACGAGCAGCGGACGGGGCCGCTCGCGGGGCTCGGGGGCTACGTCGAGACGGTGTTCCAGGACGATTTCTTCCTCGACAACGCCAACCTGCTGCGGGCGCCGGGATACAGCCTCGTCAACCTGAACCTGCACTACGCCACTGACCTCGTCGGCTACGCGAAGCGCCTGAACCTGTTCTTCGAGGTGCGCAACATCTTCGACAGGACCTACGTGGCCTCGGCCCAGAACCTCGCGAACTCGATCAGCGCCGCGACGGGCCTGCAGAACGGGGCCGCCGTGCTCGCCAACACCAACGGATCGGTGTTCGCGGGCGCGCCGCGCAACTTCGTCGGCGGCATGAAGCTGTCGTTCTGA
- a CDS encoding DUF2946 family protein, whose amino-acid sequence MRGNRPLLAHRRAVIGVIALYALLLQAFLGGLAPLAPALPGDVICAHDGTGAPGDGGPACHQHACCTLAQAMHGLPAVSDFATVLWSPASVAPTPWRAAGPIRARAPPDPSVGPRGPPAA is encoded by the coding sequence ATGCGCGGGAATCGGCCTCTGCTGGCACATCGTCGCGCGGTCATCGGAGTGATCGCGCTCTATGCGCTGTTGCTCCAGGCCTTCCTGGGCGGCCTCGCCCCGCTCGCGCCCGCCCTGCCCGGCGACGTCATCTGCGCCCATGACGGTACGGGCGCGCCGGGCGACGGCGGCCCCGCCTGCCACCAGCACGCCTGCTGCACCCTCGCTCAGGCGATGCACGGGCTGCCGGCCGTCTCCGACTTCGCGACGGTGCTCTGGTCGCCCGCATCGGTCGCGCCAACGCCCTGGCGCGCCGCCGGCCCGATCCGGGCGCGCGCGCCGCCCGACCCTTCCGTCGGCCCACGAGGTCCGCCCGCCGCCTGA
- a CDS encoding formate dehydrogenase subunit gamma — protein sequence MPRHEPWNAGRAAAIITEHAHLEGATLPILHALQEAFGYVDAEAVPLIADALNLSRAEVHGCITFYHDFRGAPAGRRSVKLCRAEACQAQGSERLHGEILARLGIGWHETSPDGAVTVEPVYCLGLCANGPAALVDEEPIAHLTADSLTAALAEARS from the coding sequence ATGCCACGTCACGAGCCGTGGAACGCCGGCCGCGCCGCCGCCATCATCACCGAGCACGCGCATCTCGAGGGTGCGACGCTGCCGATCCTGCACGCGCTGCAGGAAGCCTTCGGCTACGTCGACGCCGAGGCGGTGCCCCTCATCGCCGACGCGCTGAACCTCTCCCGCGCCGAGGTCCACGGCTGCATCACCTTCTACCACGATTTCCGCGGCGCCCCGGCCGGGCGCCGCTCGGTCAAGCTCTGCCGGGCCGAGGCCTGCCAAGCGCAAGGGTCGGAGCGGCTTCACGGCGAGATCCTCGCCCGTCTCGGCATCGGTTGGCACGAGACCAGCCCGGACGGTGCCGTCACGGTGGAGCCCGTCTACTGCCTCGGCCTCTGCGCCAACGGCCCGGCCGCCCTCGTCGACGAGGAGCCGATCGCGCACCTGACCGCCGACTCCCTCACGGCAGCGCTCGCGGAGGCCCGCTCATGA
- a CDS encoding formate dehydrogenase beta subunit, whose protein sequence is MSVTITVPRDAVALGLGADRVARALFAGAEARGLDVAIVRTGSRGLFWLEPMIEVETQAGRVAYGPVTVADVEALLDAGLCQGDDHALRLGDPEKIPYLARQHRLTFHRCGVIDPVSVADYRAHGGYRGLEAALRLGPEAIVGAVRESGLRGRGGAGFPAGIKWNTVMLAQADQKYVVCNADEGDSGTFADRMMMEGDPFCLIEGMTIAGLATGATRGYIYLRSEYPQAFRTLKEAIANGERAGVLGADVLGSGRSFHLEVRLGAGAYICGEETSLLESLEGKRGIVRAKPPIPALKGFLGRPTLVNNVMTFTAVPWILEHGAAAYAAYGQGRSLGTLPIQLAGNVKHGGLIEYAFGITLREVIEDFGGGTRSGRPVRAVQVGGPLGAYFPDHLLDTPLDYEAMAAAKGLVGHGGIVVFDDTVDMAAQARFAFEFCATESCGKCTPCRIGATRGVETMDKVIAGIRPAENLKLVEDLCEIMTDGSLCAMGGLTPMPVMSAITHFPDDFTRGGDMPVAAE, encoded by the coding sequence ATGAGCGTCACGATCACCGTCCCCCGCGACGCCGTCGCCCTCGGCCTCGGGGCCGACCGGGTCGCCCGCGCGCTGTTCGCCGGCGCCGAGGCCCGCGGCCTCGACGTCGCCATCGTCCGCACCGGCTCCCGCGGCCTATTCTGGCTGGAGCCGATGATCGAGGTCGAGACGCAGGCCGGCCGCGTCGCCTACGGCCCCGTGACGGTGGCCGACGTCGAGGCGCTGCTCGATGCCGGGCTCTGCCAGGGCGATGATCACGCTCTACGTCTCGGCGACCCGGAGAAGATCCCCTACCTCGCCCGCCAGCACCGCCTCACCTTCCACCGCTGCGGCGTCATCGACCCGGTCTCGGTCGCCGATTACCGGGCCCACGGCGGCTACCGCGGCCTGGAGGCCGCCCTGCGGCTCGGGCCGGAGGCCATCGTCGGCGCGGTCCGCGAGTCGGGCCTGCGCGGGCGCGGCGGCGCCGGCTTCCCAGCCGGCATCAAGTGGAACACCGTGATGCTGGCGCAGGCCGACCAGAAATACGTGGTCTGCAACGCCGACGAGGGCGATTCCGGCACCTTCGCCGACCGGATGATGATGGAGGGCGACCCCTTCTGCCTCATCGAGGGCATGACGATCGCCGGCCTCGCGACCGGGGCCACGCGCGGCTACATCTACCTGCGCTCCGAGTACCCGCAGGCCTTCCGCACCCTCAAGGAGGCGATCGCGAACGGCGAGCGGGCGGGCGTCCTCGGGGCCGACGTGCTGGGCTCGGGGCGCAGCTTCCACCTCGAGGTCCGCCTCGGGGCCGGCGCCTATATCTGCGGCGAGGAGACCTCGCTCCTCGAGAGCCTGGAGGGCAAGCGCGGCATCGTGCGGGCCAAGCCCCCGATCCCGGCGCTCAAGGGCTTCCTCGGCCGCCCGACGCTCGTCAACAACGTGATGACCTTCACGGCCGTGCCCTGGATCCTGGAGCACGGGGCGGCGGCCTACGCCGCCTACGGCCAGGGCCGCTCGCTCGGCACCCTGCCGATTCAGCTCGCCGGCAACGTCAAGCACGGCGGCCTGATCGAGTACGCCTTCGGCATCACGCTGCGCGAGGTGATCGAGGATTTCGGCGGCGGCACGCGCTCCGGCCGGCCGGTCCGCGCCGTGCAGGTCGGCGGCCCGCTCGGCGCCTACTTCCCCGATCACCTCCTCGACACGCCCCTCGACTACGAGGCGATGGCCGCGGCCAAGGGCCTCGTCGGCCACGGCGGCATCGTGGTGTTCGACGACACCGTCGACATGGCAGCCCAAGCCCGCTTCGCCTTCGAGTTCTGCGCCACCGAATCCTGCGGCAAGTGCACCCCCTGCCGGATCGGCGCGACCCGCGGGGTCGAGACCATGGACAAGGTCATCGCGGGCATCCGCCCGGCCGAGAACCTCAAGCTCGTCGAGGATCTCTGCGAGATCATGACCGACGGCTCCCTCTGCGCCATGGGCGGCCTCACGCCGATGCCCGTGATGAGCGCCATCACCCATTTCCCGGACGACTTTACGCGCGGCGGCGACATGCCGGTCGCGGCGGAATGA
- the fdhF gene encoding formate dehydrogenase subunit alpha has product MGLIKEIDYGTPIRVSDQSVTLTIDGVAVTVPAGTSVMAAAMSMGTQIPKLCATDSLEPFGSCRMCLVEIEGRRGTPASCTTPAEEGMVVRTQSDKIARLRKGVMELYISDHPLDCLTCAANGDCELQDTAGQVGLREVRYGYDGDNHVKPTAEKYLPKDESNPYFTYDPSKCIVCNRCVRACEETQGTFALTIAGRGFDSRVAAGPTNFMDSECVSCGACVQACPTATLQEKSIHEYGQPEHSAVTTCAYCGVGCAFKAEMQGERVVRMVPYKDGKANEGHSCVKGRFAYGYATHKDRITKPMIRERITDPWREVTWEEAIARAASEFKRIQATYGRDAVGGITSSRCTNEEAYLVQKLVRAAFGNNNVDTCARVCHSPTGYGLMSTLGTSAGTQDFKSVDQSDVILVIGANPTDGHPVFGSRMKKRLRAGARLIVADPRRIDLVKSPHIRADHHLPLKPGSNVAFINTFAHVIVTEGLVDEGYVRERCEHGDFESWARFIAEERHSPEALADVTGVDPAELRAAARLYATGGNAAIFYGLGVTEHSQGSTMVMGMANIAMATGNIGKVGAGVNPLRGQNNVQGSCDMGSFPHELTGYRHVSDDATRHAFEALWGAKLDAAPGLRITNMLDEAVEGAFKGLYIQGEDIAQSDPDTHHVTAGLTAMECIVVQDLFLNETAKYAHVFLPGASFLEKDGTFTNAERRISRVRKVMEPMGGYGDWEGTVLLSNALGYPMNYAHPSEIMDEIASLTPSFTGVSYAKLEELGSVQWPCNEKAPQGTPMMHVDRFVRGKGKFMITEFVATEERTGPRFPLILTTGRILSQYNVGAQTRRTENSRWHEEDVLEIHPFDAESRGIVEGDLVALESRSGDIALKARVSERMQPGVVYTTFHHAKTGANVITTDYSDWATNCPEYKVTAVQVRRTNRPSDWQARFFEEDFSLTRIAKVLDAAE; this is encoded by the coding sequence ATGGGCCTCATCAAGGAAATCGACTACGGCACGCCGATCCGCGTCAGCGACCAGAGCGTGACGCTGACCATCGACGGCGTCGCCGTGACCGTCCCGGCCGGCACCTCGGTGATGGCCGCCGCCATGAGCATGGGCACGCAGATCCCCAAGCTCTGCGCCACCGACTCGCTGGAGCCCTTCGGCTCCTGCCGGATGTGCCTCGTCGAGATCGAGGGACGGCGCGGCACACCCGCCTCCTGCACCACGCCGGCCGAGGAGGGCATGGTGGTGCGCACGCAGTCGGACAAGATCGCGCGGCTGCGCAAGGGGGTGATGGAACTCTACATCTCCGACCATCCGCTCGACTGCCTCACCTGCGCGGCGAACGGCGATTGCGAGTTGCAGGACACCGCGGGTCAGGTGGGCCTGCGCGAGGTGCGCTACGGCTACGACGGCGACAACCACGTCAAGCCGACCGCCGAGAAGTACCTGCCGAAGGACGAGTCGAACCCGTACTTCACCTACGACCCGTCGAAATGCATCGTCTGCAATCGCTGCGTGCGGGCCTGCGAGGAGACGCAGGGCACCTTCGCGCTGACCATCGCGGGCCGCGGCTTCGACTCCCGCGTGGCGGCCGGCCCGACGAACTTCATGGATTCCGAGTGCGTCTCCTGCGGAGCCTGCGTCCAGGCCTGCCCGACCGCGACGCTCCAGGAGAAGTCGATCCACGAATACGGACAGCCGGAGCATTCGGCGGTCACGACCTGCGCCTATTGCGGCGTCGGCTGCGCCTTCAAGGCCGAGATGCAGGGCGAGCGCGTGGTGCGCATGGTGCCCTACAAGGACGGCAAGGCGAATGAGGGCCATTCCTGCGTCAAGGGCCGCTTCGCCTACGGCTACGCCACCCACAAGGACCGCATCACCAAGCCGATGATCCGCGAGCGGATCACGGACCCGTGGCGCGAGGTGACCTGGGAGGAGGCGATTGCCCGCGCGGCCTCCGAGTTCAAGCGCATCCAGGCGACCTACGGCCGGGACGCGGTCGGCGGCATCACCTCGTCCCGCTGCACCAACGAGGAGGCCTACCTCGTCCAGAAGCTCGTGCGCGCCGCCTTCGGCAACAACAACGTCGACACCTGCGCCCGCGTCTGCCACTCGCCGACCGGCTACGGGCTGATGTCGACGCTCGGCACCTCGGCCGGCACGCAGGACTTCAAGTCGGTGGACCAGTCCGACGTCATCCTCGTCATCGGCGCGAACCCGACCGACGGCCACCCGGTCTTCGGCTCGCGCATGAAGAAGCGGCTGCGGGCCGGCGCCCGGCTGATCGTCGCCGACCCGCGCCGGATCGACCTCGTGAAGTCGCCTCACATCCGGGCGGACCACCACCTGCCGCTCAAGCCCGGCTCCAACGTCGCCTTCATCAACACCTTCGCGCACGTCATCGTCACGGAGGGGCTGGTCGACGAGGGCTACGTGCGCGAGCGCTGCGAGCACGGCGACTTCGAGTCCTGGGCCCGCTTCATCGCGGAGGAGCGGCATTCGCCGGAGGCGCTGGCCGACGTCACCGGCGTCGACCCGGCCGAGCTTCGCGCCGCGGCCCGCCTCTACGCGACGGGCGGCAACGCCGCGATCTTCTACGGCCTCGGCGTCACCGAGCACAGCCAGGGCTCGACCATGGTGATGGGCATGGCCAACATCGCCATGGCCACCGGCAACATCGGCAAGGTCGGCGCCGGCGTGAACCCCTTGCGCGGCCAGAACAACGTGCAGGGTTCCTGCGACATGGGCTCGTTCCCGCACGAGCTCACCGGCTACCGCCACGTCTCGGACGACGCCACCCGCCACGCCTTCGAGGCGCTGTGGGGCGCCAAGCTCGACGCGGCGCCGGGCCTGCGCATCACCAACATGCTCGACGAGGCGGTCGAGGGCGCCTTCAAGGGCCTGTACATCCAGGGCGAGGACATCGCCCAGTCCGACCCCGACACGCACCACGTCACGGCGGGCCTGACCGCGATGGAGTGCATCGTCGTGCAGGACCTGTTCCTGAACGAGACCGCGAAATACGCCCACGTCTTCCTGCCGGGCGCCTCGTTCCTCGAGAAGGACGGTACCTTCACCAACGCCGAGCGGCGCATCAGCCGCGTGCGCAAGGTGATGGAGCCGATGGGCGGCTACGGCGACTGGGAGGGCACGGTGCTGCTCTCGAACGCGCTGGGCTACCCGATGAACTATGCCCACCCCTCCGAGATCATGGACGAGATCGCGAGCCTCACCCCGAGCTTCACGGGCGTCTCCTACGCCAAGCTCGAGGAACTCGGGTCGGTGCAGTGGCCCTGCAACGAGAAGGCGCCGCAGGGCACGCCGATGATGCACGTCGACCGCTTCGTGCGCGGCAAGGGCAAGTTCATGATCACCGAGTTCGTGGCGACCGAGGAGCGCACGGGCCCGCGCTTCCCGCTCATCCTCACCACGGGCCGCATCCTGTCCCAGTACAATGTCGGCGCGCAGACGCGGCGCACCGAGAATTCGCGCTGGCACGAGGAGGACGTGCTGGAGATACACCCCTTCGATGCGGAGAGCCGCGGCATCGTCGAGGGCGACCTCGTGGCGCTGGAGAGCCGCTCGGGCGACATCGCGCTGAAGGCGCGCGTCAGCGAGCGGATGCAGCCCGGCGTCGTCTACACGACCTTCCACCACGCCAAGACCGGCGCCAACGTCATCACCACGGATTACTCGGACTGGGCCACCAACTGCCCCGAGTACAAGGTGACGGCGGTGCAGGTGCGGCGCACCAACCGCCCCTCCGACTGGCAGGCGCGCTTCTTCGAGGAGGACTTCTCCCTCACGCGCATCGCCAAAGTGCTCGACGCGGCGGAGTGA
- a CDS encoding formate dehydrogenase subunit delta, with protein MSATSQMDKLVRMANQIATFFRSYPEEEAVAGIHKHLVAFWTPRMRERLAAHAPGAEGSLDPLVVAAIGSTSDNPGPIRPATYDPHLLGAGASDAG; from the coding sequence ATGAGCGCGACCTCGCAGATGGACAAGCTCGTCCGCATGGCCAACCAGATCGCCACCTTCTTCCGGTCCTATCCGGAAGAGGAGGCGGTGGCCGGCATCCACAAGCACCTCGTGGCCTTCTGGACCCCGCGGATGCGGGAGCGGCTGGCCGCCCACGCGCCCGGGGCGGAGGGGAGCCTCGACCCCCTCGTCGTCGCGGCGATCGGCAGCACGAGCGACAACCCGGGTCCGATCCGGCCGGCCACCTACGATCCGCATCTCCTCGGAGCGGGGGCGAGCGACGCGGGCTGA
- a CDS encoding LysR family transcriptional regulator has product MIDKLDYLLALAREQHFGRAAEACSVSQQALSAGIKYLENRLGVQLVQRDSRFQGFTPEGERVLAWARRIIADSRAMQQDVATLRRGLSGHLRIAAIPTALPMVAALTTPYRTRHPGVRLTIESTTSADIFSLLKNLEADAGLTYLDNEPLGDVTAIPMYQEHYCLVTAAGGPFYDRDVVTWAEVAQTPLCLLTPNMQNRRIIDEQIRKAGVEPTPALESNSMIVLLTHVQTLRWASVMPAILVDALGARDDIRAIPILDPDIRHAIGLVALNRDPATPMVTALVGIARDVARTIRGNGALTFGLPRLRVN; this is encoded by the coding sequence GTGATCGACAAGCTGGACTACCTGCTGGCCCTCGCCCGCGAGCAGCATTTCGGCCGCGCCGCCGAAGCCTGCTCCGTCAGCCAGCAAGCCCTCTCGGCCGGGATCAAATACCTGGAAAACCGCCTCGGCGTGCAGCTCGTGCAGCGCGACTCGCGCTTCCAGGGCTTCACGCCGGAGGGCGAGCGGGTGCTCGCCTGGGCCCGCCGCATCATCGCCGACAGCCGCGCCATGCAGCAGGACGTGGCCACGCTCCGGCGCGGCCTGTCCGGGCACCTGCGGATCGCCGCGATCCCGACCGCCCTCCCGATGGTGGCCGCCCTCACGACGCCCTACCGGACGCGGCATCCCGGGGTCCGCCTGACCATCGAGTCGACGACGTCGGCGGACATCTTCTCGCTCCTGAAGAACCTCGAGGCCGATGCGGGCCTCACCTACCTCGACAACGAGCCCCTCGGCGACGTCACGGCCATACCGATGTACCAGGAGCATTACTGCCTGGTCACCGCGGCGGGCGGCCCCTTCTACGATCGGGACGTCGTGACCTGGGCCGAGGTCGCCCAGACCCCGCTCTGCCTGCTGACCCCCAACATGCAGAACCGGCGCATCATCGACGAGCAGATCCGCAAGGCCGGGGTCGAGCCGACGCCGGCCCTCGAGTCGAACTCGATGATCGTGCTGCTGACGCATGTGCAGACGCTGCGCTGGGCCAGCGTGATGCCCGCGATCCTGGTCGACGCCCTCGGGGCGCGGGACGATATCCGCGCGATCCCGATCCTGGATCCCGACATCCGGCACGCGATCGGCCTCGTCGCGCTCAACCGGGATCCGGCCACGCCCATGGTCACCGCCCTCGTGGGCATCGCCCGCGACGTCGCGCGCACCATCCGCGGGAACGGCGCGCTGACGTTCGGTCTCCCGCGGCTCCGCGTGAACTGA